The following coding sequences lie in one Oryza brachyantha chromosome 10, ObraRS2, whole genome shotgun sequence genomic window:
- the LOC102704205 gene encoding flavonoid 3'-monooxygenase CYP75B3 — MDVPLPLLLGSIAVSIAVCYLIFVRNGAAGKRRPLPPGPRGWPVLGNLPQLGDKPHQTMCALAREYGPLFRLRFGCAEVVVAASADVAAQFLRVHDANFSNRPPNSGAEHVAYNYQDLVFAPYGARWRALRKLCALHLFSAKALEDLRAVREGEVALMVRNLARQAAATAPVVLGQEANVCATNTLARATIGRRVFAVDGGEGAREFKEMVVELMQLAGVFNVGDFVPVLRPLDPQGVVAKMKRLHRRYDDMMNGFINERKDGGKPDGFAAGEHSNDLLSVLLARMQEEQKVDGDGEKVTETDIKALLLNLFTAGTDTTSSTVEWALAELIRHPDVLKEVQHELDTVVGKGRLVSESDLPRLPYLAAVIKETFRLHPSTPLSLPREAAGDCEVDGYSIPKGTTLLVNVWAIGRDPAMWPDPLEYRPARFLPGGTHAEVDVKGSDFGLIPFGAGRRICAGLSWGLRMVTLMTATLLHGFDWALANGETPDKLNMEEAYGLTLQRAVPLMVQPVPRLLPSAYGL; from the exons ATGGACGTGCCTCTTCCGCTGCTGCTCGGCTCCATAGCCGTGTCCATCGCCGTTTGCTACCTCATCTTCGTCCGCAACGGGGCGGCAGGGAAGCGGCGGCCTTTGCCGCCCGGGCCACGCGGGTGGCCTGTGCTGGGCAACCTGCCGCAGCTTGGCGACAAGCCGCACCAAACGATGTGCGCGCTGGCGCGGGAGTACGGGCCGCTGTTCCGGCTCCGGTTCGGCTGCGCCGAGGTGGTCGTGGCCGCGTCCGCGGACGTGGCGGCGCAGTTCCTCCGCGTGCACGATGCCAACTTCAGCAACCGCCCGCCCAACTCCGGCGCCGAGCACGTCGCGTACAACTACCAGGACCTTGTGTTTGCGCCCTACGGCGCGCGGTGGCGCGCGCTGCGGAAGCTGTGCGCGCTCCACCTCTTCTCGGCCAAGGCGCTCGAGGACCTCCGTGCCGTCAGAGAGGGCGAGGTCGCGCTCATGGTCAGGAACCTggcgcggcaggcggcggcgacggcgccggtaGTGCTGGGGCAGGAGGCGAACGTCTGCGCCACGAACACTCTGGCCCGCGCCACCATCGGTCGCAGGGTGTTCGCCGTCGACGGTGGCGAGGGCGCCAGGGAGTTCAAGGAGATGGTGGTGGAGCTAATGCAGCTGGCAGGCGTTTTCAACGTCGGCGACTTCGTGCCGGTGCTCCGGCCGTTAGACCCGCAGGGCGTGGTGGCGAAGATGAAGAGGCTGCACCGTCGGTACGACGACATGATGAACGGGTTCATCAATGAAAGGAAGGACGGTGGCAAGCCCGACgggttcgccgccggcgagcacaGCAACGACCTCCTGAGCGTGCTGCTCGCGAGGATGCAGGAGGAGCAGAaggtggacggcgacggcgaaaaGGTCACCGAGACTGACATCAAAGCTCTGCTCCTG AACCTGTTCACGGCGGGGACGGACACGACATCGAGCACCGTGGAATGGGCACTAGCGGAGCTGATCCGGCACCCGGACGTCCTCAAGGAGGTCCAGCACGAGCTCGACACCGTCGTCGGCAAGGGCCGGCTCGTATCCGAGTCCGACCTCCCACGCCTCCCCTACCTCGCCGCGGTGATAAAGGAGACCTTCCGGCTTCACCCATCCACACCACTCTCATTGCCTCGGGAGGCTGCGGGGGATTGCGAGGTGGACGGCTACAGCATCCCCAAGGGCACCACCCTTCTGGTCAACGTGTGGGCTATAGGCCGCGACCCGGCCATGTGGCCTGACCCGCTGGAGTACCGGCCAGCCCGGTTCCTCCCTGGCGGGACGCACGCGGAGGTGGACGTCAAGGGGAGCGATTTCGGCCTCATCCCATTTGGAGCGGGACGGAGGATCTGCGCAGGCCTCAGCTGGGGCCTGCGAATGGTGACGCTGATGACCGCCACGCTGCTGCACGGGTTTGATTGGGCTCTGGCTAATGGCGAGACGCCGGACAAGCTGAACATGGAGGAGGCCTATGGGCTCACCTTGCAGAGGGCCGTGCCCTTGATGGTCCAGCCCGTGCCAAGGCTGCTTCCATCGGCTTATGGGCTGTAG
- the LOC102716721 gene encoding flavonoid 3'-monooxygenase CYP75B4 — protein MAARIHPTYLTIQLAAMEISPPLLLSTLALSVLVWYVFFSRAGKSRAPLPPGPRGWPVLGNLPQLGGKTHQTLHEMTKVYGPLIRLRFGSSDVVVAGSASVAAQFLRTHDANFSSRPHNSGGEHMAYNGRDIVFGPYGPRWRTMRKVCAVNLFSARALDDLRAFREREAALMVRSLAKASATPESPAVVLGKEVNVCTTNALSRAAVGRRVFAAGAGDGEGAREFKEIVLEVMEVGGVLNVGDFVPALRWLDPQGVVARMKKLHRRFDDMMNAIIAERKAGVKPAGSEEGKDLLGLLLAMAEEQESVAGAEEEKITDTEIKALVLNLFVAGTDTTSTIAEWTVAELIRHPDILKQAQEELDAVVGRERLLSESDLPRLTFFHAIIKETFRLHPSTPLSLPRMASEECEVAGYRVPKGAELLVNVWGIARDPSIWPDPLEYKPARFLPGGTHANVDVKGNDFGLIPFGAGRRICAGLSWGLRMVTMTAATLVHAFDWKLPAGQTPDKLNMGEAFTLLLQRAEPLVVHPVPRLLPSAYNIA, from the exons ATGGCCGCACGCATTCATCCAACCTACCTAACGATTCAGCTTGCCGCCATGGAGATCTCTCCCCCGTTGCTCCTCTCCACCCTGGCACTCTCCGTGCTCGTGTGGTACGTCTTCTTCTCCCGCGCCGGGAAGTCgcgtgcgccgctgccgcctggCCCCAGGGGATGGCCGGTGCTGGGCAACCTGCCACAGCTGGGCGGCAAGACGCATCAGACGCTCCACGAGATGACCAAGGTGTACGGTCCGTTGATCCGGCTCCGGTTCGGGAGCTCCGACGTGGTGGTCGCTGGGtcggcgtcggtggcggcgcagtTCCTCCGTACCCACGACGCCAACTTCAGCAGCCGGCCGCACAACTCCGGCGGCGAGCACATGGCGTACAATGGTCGGGACATCGTGTTCGGGCCGTACGGGCCGCGGTGGCGCACCATGCGGAAGGTGTGCGCCGTGAACCTCTTCTCCGCGCGCGCACTCGACGACCTGCGCGCATTccgggagcgggaggccgcGTTGATGGTGAGGTCGCTGGCGAAGGCGAGCGCCACGCCGGAGTCGCCCGCGGTGGTCCTGGGAAAAGAAGTGAACGTTTGCACGACGAATGCGCTGTCGCGCGCGGCCGTCGGGCGGCGCGTGTTCGCCGCTGgtgccggcgatggcgagggcgCGAGGGAGTTCAAGGAGATCGTGCTGGAGGTGATGGAGGTGGGCGGGGTGCTCAACGTCGGCGACTTCGTGCCGGCGCTCCGGTGGCTGGACCCGCAGGGCGTGGTGGCGAGGATGAAGAAGCTGCACCGCCGGTTCGACGACATGATGAACGCGATCATCGCGGAGAGGAAGGCGGGAGTTAAACCAGCCGGCAGCGAGGAAGGTAAGGACTTGCTGGGCTTGCTCCTGGCGATGGCTGAGGAGCAGGAGTCGGTCGctggcgccgaggaggagaagatcACGGACACGGAAATCAAGGCCCTCGTCCTG AACCTATTCGTGGCGGGCACGGACACAACATCAACCATAGCAGAGTGGACGGTGGCGGAGCTGATCCGGCACCCGGACATCCTCAAGCAGGCCCAAGAGGAGCTGGACGCTGTCGTGGGCCGCGAGAGGCTCCTGTCGGAGTCGGACCTGCCCCGCCTCACCTTCTTCCACGCCATCATCAAGGAGACGTTCCGCCTTCACCCGTCGACGCCGCTGTCGCTGCCGCGCATGGCGTCCGAGGAATGCGAGGTCGCGGGGTACCGCGTCCCCAAGGGTGCCGAGCTGCTTGTCAACGTGTGGGGGATCGCCCGGGACCCGTCCATATGGCCTGACCCGCTGGAGTACAAGCCCGCCCGGTTCCTCCCCGGCGGGACGCACGCGAACGTGGATGTCAAGGGGAATGATTTCGGGCTCATACCGTTCGGCGCGGGGCGGAGGATATGCGCGGGCCTCAGCTGGGGCCTGCGGATGGTCACCATGACGGCGGCCACGCTGGTGCACGCGTTCGACTGGAAGCTGCCGGCCGGCCAGACGCCGGACAAGCTCAACATGGGGGAGGCGTTTACTCTCCTGCTGCAGCGGGCGGAGCCGTTGGTGGTTCACCCGGTGCCCAGGCTTCTCCCGTCCGCATACAACATTGCCTAA